One region of Bacterioplanoides sp. SCSIO 12839 genomic DNA includes:
- a CDS encoding glycosyltransferase — translation MNTPHQTKPKMYVQVVQHLSPGGIETMALEMAEEIERDSTDQCYVISLEGDYQTAVAGWPRLKKHQERLIFLNKKPGWRLGTVWQLTQLFKQLKVDVVHSHHIGPLIYAGMAARMAGISGRIHTEHDAWHLQSRKRLWLEKLLLSMTKPNLVADANLVFAAMQQAGLTYPAQVICNGIDSRKFIAGDQQQALAAFGLTGWWQSAADSNHFHNDNADKNPAFKPVVLGCAGRLVTEKGYHILLQAMQQLPEHYLLLIAGDGPLKITLQQQAQQLGIEHRVQWLGAVNNMLPFYQALNIYTMASLKEGLPLSPLEAQSCGIPVVLTDVGGCSEAICPATGYLSKPQCSKTLATNLQNIMQVQQRPADKNHSPRDFITQCRDLTVMVKAYQNLI, via the coding sequence ATGAATACTCCCCATCAGACAAAGCCAAAAATGTATGTCCAGGTTGTTCAGCATTTATCACCGGGTGGCATTGAAACCATGGCGCTGGAGATGGCTGAAGAAATCGAACGTGATTCAACGGACCAATGTTATGTCATCAGCCTGGAAGGGGATTATCAAACGGCCGTTGCAGGCTGGCCCCGCTTAAAAAAACATCAGGAGCGATTGATTTTCCTGAATAAAAAACCGGGCTGGCGTCTGGGTACGGTGTGGCAATTAACGCAATTGTTTAAACAATTAAAGGTTGATGTGGTTCATAGTCATCATATCGGACCGTTAATTTACGCGGGCATGGCAGCCAGAATGGCGGGTATATCCGGTCGGATTCATACCGAACACGATGCCTGGCACCTGCAATCACGCAAACGCCTGTGGCTTGAAAAACTGTTGTTATCGATGACTAAACCGAATCTGGTTGCGGATGCCAATCTGGTGTTCGCTGCTATGCAGCAGGCTGGCCTTACGTACCCGGCTCAGGTGATTTGTAACGGTATTGATAGTCGAAAATTTATTGCCGGTGACCAGCAACAGGCACTGGCGGCATTTGGCCTGACAGGCTGGTGGCAGTCCGCTGCTGATAGCAACCATTTCCATAACGACAATGCTGATAAGAATCCAGCATTTAAGCCGGTAGTGTTGGGCTGTGCCGGGCGACTGGTGACAGAGAAAGGGTATCACATTTTACTGCAGGCGATGCAGCAATTGCCCGAACATTACCTGCTGTTAATTGCCGGGGATGGCCCGTTAAAAATCACGTTGCAACAACAAGCACAACAGCTTGGTATTGAGCATCGGGTGCAGTGGCTCGGCGCGGTAAACAATATGCTGCCGTTTTATCAGGCGCTGAATATTTACACCATGGCGTCGTTAAAAGAAGGCCTGCCACTATCACCGCTTGAGGCACAATCTTGTGGTATTCCGGTGGTCTTAACCGACGTGGGTGGCTGTTCTGAAGCTATCTGTCCGGCAACGGGTTACCTGTCAAAACCGCAGTGCAGCAAAACGCTGGCAACAAACTTGCAAAACATTATGCAAGTACAACAACGGCCCGCTGACAAGAACCACTCACCACGCGATTTTATTACGCAGTGTCGCGATTTAACCGTAATGGTGAAGGCGTATCAGAACCTGATTTAA